Proteins from one Ramlibacter sp. PS4R-6 genomic window:
- a CDS encoding DUF3482 domain-containing protein, with amino-acid sequence MTETQHRPMEEQDARRVVLVHAAETTDAQGALLAMDERDQADLRARQEALHRADGAALDAAAFMAMRARHVLATLAVRHPRLAALQEAPAWRAWVEWAVPLAALVTGVATDAIGNPHRVDLISLPLLGIVAWNLAMYLLFLGAALVPRREGRTSWLAGIGRWTMGQAGTDPAAQAAARFHIDWFRATRPLHAARIQRVLHLSAAAWALGVILSLLVRGLVVEYRVGWESTFLGPQQVHAVLSLLRLPALLVFPFDTFSVTDVAQMRFSLRGGAAFGAPWVWMYVALLVTVVVVPRLLLATFAAWREERLSRAVAVDVQPAYAERVESLMNAASVRVGLLAHRPEDRERFLLLVPDRESLPVLASSPAGDVMRLVDIAPEAPPAVPEPAQPWWARWWPFARTAPRDARATCDVVIHLAASGADVDAAAPVLAALARPAVTLAMAPEAGEGLRLADVQHPASGDRLLLDAMAQALPEDRRRAFGHVARAWEARTDERLRKSMAAIAQHAIFAARQVEELVAAPLSVRSLLPAERDAQAGAREAAMARIVARLDESARSLAAQLRRLHGVADDAAEAIEHRLEERFTVQQQVDAPQAGIAGAASGAAMGASIDLLAGGMTLGAAAALGALVGGGAAYIAAAWKNRSSPSGATLLQLSDEMLDALTEAALLRYVAVAHWARGWRSVDDAWRAEVVARVQAQRPLLAGFWNAARTQPEAQDKLVQPLAQELEAIGRAVIKNISPKSSLQQGTPTTRP; translated from the coding sequence ATGACGGAAACGCAACACCGCCCGATGGAAGAGCAGGATGCGCGTCGCGTCGTGCTGGTGCACGCGGCCGAGACCACGGACGCCCAGGGCGCGCTGCTGGCCATGGACGAGCGCGACCAGGCCGACCTGCGGGCCCGGCAGGAAGCCCTGCACCGCGCCGACGGCGCGGCCCTCGATGCGGCGGCGTTCATGGCCATGCGCGCGCGGCACGTGCTGGCCACCCTGGCCGTGCGCCATCCCCGGCTGGCAGCGCTGCAGGAAGCGCCGGCCTGGCGCGCCTGGGTCGAGTGGGCCGTGCCGCTGGCCGCGCTGGTCACCGGCGTCGCGACGGACGCGATCGGCAACCCGCACCGCGTCGACCTGATCTCGCTGCCGCTGCTGGGCATCGTGGCGTGGAACCTCGCCATGTACCTGCTCTTCCTCGGCGCCGCGCTGGTGCCGCGGCGGGAGGGCCGCACGTCCTGGCTCGCGGGCATCGGCCGCTGGACCATGGGGCAGGCAGGCACCGACCCCGCGGCGCAGGCCGCCGCGCGTTTCCACATCGACTGGTTCCGCGCGACGCGGCCGCTGCATGCCGCGCGCATCCAGCGCGTGCTGCACCTGTCGGCCGCGGCCTGGGCGCTGGGCGTGATCCTGTCGCTGCTCGTCCGCGGGCTGGTCGTCGAGTACCGCGTGGGCTGGGAGAGCACTTTCCTGGGCCCGCAACAGGTGCACGCCGTGCTGAGCCTGTTGCGCCTGCCGGCGCTGCTGGTCTTCCCGTTCGACACCTTCTCGGTGACCGACGTCGCGCAGATGCGCTTCAGCCTGCGGGGTGGGGCGGCGTTCGGCGCGCCCTGGGTGTGGATGTATGTCGCGCTGCTGGTCACCGTGGTGGTTGTGCCGCGGCTGCTGCTGGCGACGTTCGCGGCCTGGCGCGAAGAGCGCCTGTCGCGGGCGGTCGCGGTGGACGTGCAGCCCGCCTATGCCGAGCGCGTCGAGTCGCTGATGAACGCGGCATCGGTGCGGGTCGGCCTGCTGGCCCACCGGCCCGAAGACCGCGAGCGCTTCCTGCTGCTGGTGCCGGACCGCGAGTCGCTGCCGGTGCTGGCGAGTTCGCCGGCGGGCGACGTGATGCGGCTGGTGGACATCGCACCCGAAGCGCCGCCGGCGGTGCCTGAACCCGCGCAACCCTGGTGGGCGCGCTGGTGGCCTTTCGCCCGCACCGCGCCGCGCGATGCCCGCGCGACATGCGACGTGGTGATCCACCTGGCAGCCAGCGGCGCGGACGTCGATGCGGCAGCCCCCGTCCTGGCCGCGCTTGCGCGGCCGGCGGTGACGCTCGCGATGGCGCCGGAGGCCGGCGAGGGCCTCAGGCTCGCGGATGTGCAGCATCCGGCCAGCGGCGACCGCCTCCTGCTCGACGCGATGGCGCAGGCGCTGCCCGAGGACAGGCGGCGCGCCTTCGGGCACGTGGCGCGCGCCTGGGAAGCGCGCACCGACGAGCGGCTGCGCAAGTCCATGGCCGCCATCGCGCAGCACGCGATCTTCGCGGCACGGCAGGTGGAGGAGCTGGTCGCGGCGCCGCTGTCGGTGCGCAGCCTGTTGCCGGCGGAGCGCGACGCGCAGGCGGGCGCGCGCGAAGCCGCGATGGCGCGCATCGTCGCGCGGCTCGACGAGTCCGCGCGTTCGCTGGCCGCGCAACTGCGGCGCCTGCATGGCGTGGCGGACGATGCGGCCGAAGCGATCGAGCACCGGCTGGAGGAGCGCTTCACCGTGCAGCAGCAGGTCGATGCGCCGCAAGCCGGCATCGCGGGCGCCGCCAGTGGCGCCGCGATGGGCGCGTCGATCGACCTGCTGGCCGGCGGGATGACGCTGGGCGCGGCAGCGGCGCTCGGTGCGCTGGTCGGCGGCGGCGCGGCGTACATCGCCGCGGCCTGGAAGAACCGCTCGTCGCCCAGCGGCGCCACGCTGCTGCAATTGAGCGACGAGATGCTGGACGCGCTCACCGAAGCGGCGCTGCTGCGGTACGTCGCCGTGGCGCACTGGGCACGCGGCTGGCGCAGCGTGGACGATGCGTGGCGCGCCGAAGTGGTGGCGCGCGTGCAGGCCCAGCGCCCGCTGCTGGCCGGGTTCTGGAACGCCGCGCGCACGCAGCCCGAGGCGCAGGATAAGCTGGTGCAACCGCTGGCGCAGGAGCTGGAGGCGATCGGCCGGGCTGTGATCAAAAACATAAGCCCTAAGTCATCTCTGCAACAGGGAACGCCGACTACGCGACCGTAG